A single genomic interval of Acetobacteraceae bacterium harbors:
- a CDS encoding CorA family divalent cation transporter, whose protein sequence is MSSPRVKKPYPIIGGTDLVKRRGKRSGVVNGLVWAVSVASSGESQPLTDEEINAILNGSMPAEDEVPGIVDKWLWLHFDTVHSAARLQVAHLTCFPREACQVLAETEYGITLEATDHVVWGAMPAFDDAVLEEDRDFCAWRFAMRQDLLVTTRRNPIPVLGSTFRSLKAGKVSAGPIGVIERTIRVFIASVRRQISRLDDEVDRAEYALLRFERKRDLGHLGAIVGKSRRRATELRRVVTPIDRVIRDADLNLPLWAEDELRDRLENQVHAALDDLLAVQERSRSLQDELSSMQVEETNRRLYIVSVATILMLPATLVTGFFGMNTGGMFLQTGALGTIWAGIVCAVFMLLTWIFLKVARLL, encoded by the coding sequence ATGTCATCCCCACGTGTGAAGAAACCGTATCCCATTATTGGCGGGACGGATCTCGTCAAACGGCGCGGCAAGCGTAGTGGTGTCGTAAATGGGCTTGTATGGGCGGTCAGCGTCGCGTCATCCGGCGAATCGCAACCTCTGACGGATGAGGAAATCAACGCCATTCTCAATGGCAGTATGCCTGCGGAGGATGAAGTCCCGGGCATTGTTGATAAATGGCTCTGGCTGCATTTTGACACGGTACACAGCGCCGCGCGCCTTCAGGTTGCGCATCTGACATGCTTCCCGCGCGAGGCATGTCAGGTCCTGGCGGAGACGGAATACGGCATCACGCTCGAAGCGACGGACCACGTCGTCTGGGGCGCGATGCCGGCTTTCGATGATGCGGTGCTTGAGGAGGATCGCGATTTCTGCGCGTGGCGCTTCGCGATGCGCCAGGACTTGCTGGTGACGACGCGCCGTAACCCGATCCCGGTTCTGGGCAGCACCTTCCGATCCCTCAAGGCGGGGAAAGTCTCGGCGGGGCCGATCGGCGTCATTGAGCGCACCATACGCGTCTTCATTGCGAGCGTCCGACGGCAGATCAGTCGGCTGGATGATGAGGTTGATCGGGCTGAATATGCCCTTCTGCGCTTTGAAAGAAAACGCGACCTCGGTCATCTCGGCGCGATTGTGGGTAAATCCCGCCGCCGCGCGACGGAGTTGCGCCGCGTCGTGACCCCGATCGACCGCGTGATACGCGATGCGGATCTCAACCTGCCGCTTTGGGCGGAGGATGAGCTGCGTGACCGGTTGGAAAACCAGGTTCATGCCGCGTTGGATGACTTGCTGGCGGTACAGGAGCGCTCACGCTCTTTGCAGGATGAGCTCTCTTCCATGCAGGTTGAGGAGACAAATCGCCGCCTCTATATCGTCTCCGTCGCGACAATCCTGATGCTTCCCGCAACATTGGTCACGGGGTTTTTCGGGATGAATACGGGGGGGATGTTCCTCCAGACAGGCGCGCTCGGCACCATCTGGGCCGGGATTGTCTGTGCGGTCTTCATGTTGCTGACTTGGATCTTTCTCAAAGTCGCACGCCTGCTTTGA
- a CDS encoding rhodanese-related sulfurtransferase has protein sequence MLPELDPTYDTSSLYNYCALSFHALSRPRIAQSAASRKCRAHSICGTLLLAQEGINGTIAGQDNDIRAIIAEIKALPGCESLEWKLSHADAPPFHRMKIRLKKEIVTMGQPTIDPLKSVGRYVAPEAWNALITDPDTIVIDTRNDYEVAIGSFKHAIDPSTKSFRDFPDWFRQFRAQQAQQGRKAKLAMFCTGGIRCEKATAFAREEGFEEVYHLKGGILKYLETVPEAESLWQGDCFVFDHRVSVQHGLKPGDYTLCHACRMPLSPDDRASPFYVEGESCPHCHHARNATQRVSDKW, from the coding sequence GTGCTCCCCGAATTGGACCCGACTTATGACACGTCATCGCTTTACAATTACTGCGCTCTATCATTTCACGCCCTTTCCCGACCCCGCATCGCTCAAAGCGCCGCTTCTCGAAAATGCAGGGCGCACTCCATTTGCGGGACGCTTCTCCTCGCGCAAGAGGGGATAAACGGGACCATTGCGGGCCAAGACAATGATATTCGCGCCATCATCGCTGAAATTAAAGCTTTGCCCGGATGCGAGTCTCTGGAATGGAAATTGTCACACGCGGACGCTCCACCTTTCCACCGTATGAAAATACGGCTCAAGAAGGAAATCGTGACGATGGGTCAGCCCACTATTGACCCGCTGAAATCGGTCGGGCGTTACGTCGCGCCGGAGGCATGGAACGCGCTGATTACCGATCCCGATACGATCGTTATTGATACACGCAATGATTATGAGGTCGCCATCGGCAGTTTCAAGCACGCGATTGACCCTAGTACGAAGAGTTTCCGGGATTTCCCCGATTGGTTCCGACAATTCCGGGCGCAGCAGGCGCAACAAGGTCGGAAGGCCAAGTTGGCGATGTTCTGCACGGGCGGCATTCGCTGTGAAAAAGCGACCGCCTTTGCGCGGGAGGAAGGGTTTGAGGAGGTCTATCACCTGAAAGGCGGCATCCTCAAATATCTGGAAACTGTGCCGGAGGCGGAAAGTCTGTGGCAAGGAGATTGCTTCGTTTTCGACCATCGTGTCAGCGTACAGCACGGCCTCAAGCCCGGCGATTATACGCTCTGCCACGCCTGCCGGATGCCCCTCTCACCGGATGATCGCGCATCGCCTTTTTATGTGGAGGGTGAGTCCTGCCCTCATTGCCATCATGCGCGCAATGCGACGCAGCGCGTCAGCGACAAATGGTGA